The Desulfosporosinus acidiphilus SJ4 genome has a window encoding:
- the metA gene encoding homoserine O-acetyltransferase MetA encodes MPIKIPEHLPAMEILNQENIFVMGYERAFHQDIRPLKIVILNLMPRKETTETQLLRLLGNSPLQVEIVLLRIESHQSKNTSQEHLDAFYQSFSDIKNHNYDGMIITGAPVEHLDFEEVTYWKDLQEIMDWSTTHVTSTFHICWGAQAGLYHHYGIPKYPLPEKLFGIFQHDVNKSGFNGMQLLRGFDDEFYVPHSRHTETKRSDLAKHPELEILSESSEAGVYIVVSKDRRQVFVTGHSEYDTLTLKEEYDRDLAKGLPIALPNNYFPNNDPTKTPVHLWRSHTNLLFQNWLNYYVYQETPYDLGGR; translated from the coding sequence ATGCCGATTAAAATCCCGGAACATTTACCGGCTATGGAAATACTCAATCAAGAAAATATTTTCGTCATGGGTTACGAACGTGCTTTTCACCAAGATATTCGCCCCTTGAAAATTGTGATCCTTAATCTTATGCCCCGCAAAGAAACCACAGAAACTCAACTCTTAAGACTGCTCGGAAATTCCCCCTTGCAAGTCGAAATCGTTCTTTTGCGAATTGAAAGCCATCAGTCCAAAAACACCTCTCAAGAACACTTAGATGCTTTTTATCAAAGTTTTAGTGATATAAAGAACCACAACTATGATGGCATGATTATCACAGGGGCACCGGTAGAACACTTAGACTTCGAAGAAGTTACCTACTGGAAGGACCTGCAGGAAATTATGGATTGGTCAACAACTCACGTCACATCGACGTTTCACATTTGCTGGGGAGCTCAGGCCGGATTGTATCACCATTATGGTATTCCCAAATACCCTTTGCCTGAAAAGTTGTTCGGTATCTTTCAACATGATGTCAATAAGAGCGGCTTCAACGGTATGCAGCTCCTGCGGGGTTTTGATGACGAATTCTATGTTCCCCACTCCCGTCATACGGAAACCAAACGCAGCGACCTCGCTAAGCATCCCGAATTAGAGATTTTATCCGAGTCCAGCGAAGCAGGAGTTTACATTGTTGTTTCCAAGGATAGGCGCCAGGTCTTTGTCACCGGTCATTCTGAGTATGATACCTTAACCCTCAAAGAAGAATATGACCGGGATCTTGCCAAAGGTCTCCCAATAGCTCTTCCCAACAACTACTTCCCTAACAACGATCCCACGAAAACTCCCGTTCACCTGTGGCGCTCACATACAAATTTACTCTTTCAGAACTGGTTGAATTATTACGTCTACCAAGAAACGCCCTATGATCTTGGCGGCCGCTAA